GTATCCAGCCTGTTTCTCCCATTGCCATGGAGTGTGCGCCTTTGGGCAGAAGGGGGAAGTTGTCACATTTATCGTCTTCCTGCCGGGACGACACTGGATCATGCGCGCAACCTTCTTCAAAAGCGCTCCAATTCCGTCGAGATCCTCGTCTGTTTCGGTCGGCAAACCGACCATGAAATAGAGTTTCAGCAACTGATAGTCATTGTCAAACGCCACATTCACAGCCTCGAGAAACTCTTCCTCAGGTACCGGCTTGTTGATGACTTTTCTAAGTCTGTCCGTACCGGCTTCGGGCGCAAGCGTCAATCCAGCCTTCCTGGATGCAGACAATTTCCTGGCGAGGCTCGGCGACAGGCCATTCGGTCTCAGCGAAGGCAGTGAGAGCGTAACACGATGTTCTTGCAGAATCGGCGTCAGCGCAGTGACGACATTCTCGAGTTCGGGATAGTCGGATGACGATAGTGAGAGCAGAGTCAGATCGGAGAATCCCGTCGCTGCCAGCGACTTTGTCGCCTGATCGATTATGTCTACAGGCTTGCGGTCCCTTCTCGGCCGATAGATCACTCCCGCCTGACAGAAGCGGCATGCCCGGCCGCAGCCACGCATGATCTCCACCGATAGACGATCATGCGTTATCTCGACGAACGGTACGATCGGTTTTGTCGGATAATAGTCCGGCTTCAACTCGTCTACCTTGCGGGCATAGACTATGTCCGGCGCGCTCTCGTCAAGTTTATCGAGCTTTGCGAACCTGCCGGAATCATATTCAGCTCTATAATATGACGGAATGTACACACCGCCGATTTTCGACAGACGGGCGATCTTTTCGTCGCGAGAAACATCTTGCGAATCCCTCAGTGCGTCGACAATCTCAACAACAGCGTCTTCACCATCACCGAGAAATACGGCGTCGGCGAACTCTGCGAGCGGCTCAGGATTGAAAGTACAGGAGCCGCCGAGCATCACAATTGGATCATCATCGCCGCGATCTTTGGAGCGCAACGGTATATCGGCGAGATCGAGAATGGTGAGAATGTTGGTGCTGCAGAGTTCATAGGCCACTGTGAATCCGAGCAGATCGAATTCACGAAGGGATGTCCGGGACTCGATCGAGAAGAGGGGGATTCCTGTCGACTTGAGACGATCTTCTGCGTCCGGTGCGGGTGCGAATACTCTCTCGGCTACTGCATAGTCGAGGCTATTGATTCGGTGATAGAGGATCTGCAGTCCCATGTGAGACATGCCGATCTCGTATAGATCGGGGAATGCCAGTGCCACACGAACACGTCCGACATGATCTTTATGATGACTGTTGAGCTCGTTGCCTACGTATCTGCCCGGCTTCATAACCAGCGGCAAAAATTCGTGCTCTATCCTGTCGGAGAGTTTAGAGTCCATTCTGTAGAGAGATACCCCTCAGGCTCCTGAAAAAGAAAAAACCAAGAGCGCGTGAACCCTCTTGGTTCTTTAGAGAAAGTCTTGTGTCCAATCTTAGGCCGATAGAATCTTCTCGTTGCACTTGCAGATCCCTACAAGGCGCGAGCGCATTCTAAAAGACTTGCCGTTCGCCGTAGGTTCCGGGCTTACTACGAGTGTATGAGCAACCGGCTGATTGCAAGTCGGACACATTGTGATATCTTTCTTCTTGCTCGCTTTATCTGCGAAAGATTGTCTTTTTGCCATACCTATCTCCTCTCAGTTCGGGCTTAATATATACTAACGCCAATTTCTGTCAACTGTTTCTTTGCGGCCTTTCTTTCCAATGGTCGTGCAGAAGCAGACCAGTTCTCGCGTGGTGTTACTGGTGTGTAAGCTCCACGTTACCGACACAATCGATTCCACCCTCCTCATAAAGCGCGATGTCAATCGATGAAATCGTGCCTTCCACAGCGAACTCCTTATCATTCAATCTGTTCGCAAGATTCACGCATTCTTGCGGATTCGGCGAGTTTCCGACGGTAACATGCGGAATGTATGGCATATCGAGCCTCTGGTTGCCCTCAAGGATGCCAGTATAGAGCCTGTCGTGCAACCTTGCTATTTTGCTGTGTCCTTCCTCCGGGACAAGCAGTACGAAAGTAAGGGCTTCTGACTTGTCGGTGACGATTACAGTACTTCTCAGGACGAATCTTATGATATGTGTCTTTCTCGCTATATTGCCTACATGGTCAGTGAAGTCATCCTGAGATATGCCTTCCGTACCGAACACAAGTGTGAAATGCGGCCGAACAATACTATAGTTTTTCTCGTGCGCTTCTCGGACATTTTCGATCCATGCAAAATCTTCGGGTGTCAACTCCGGGTAGCTCAGTGCAATCAGACTCATGTGGATGTTCCTCTGGTTCGGTAACAGAGTAATGACATCAGAGGGATCGTTTTATGCTCGATTTCTTGCTCTTCGAGAATTTCAGAATCTCATCTCTAAAGAACGCCGCTTTCTCGAAATCGAGATTCTCGGCAGCGGACGCCATAGCCTGCTTCAGGAACGCGACTTTCTCACTCACCGGCATCTCTGAAAAGAAATCGGGCAGCAACTCCTTCGATTCATCGACAGTCTTCGAATCGGCAAATGCGGTCGCCTTCATGATATCTTCGCGGGTTTTATGAATCGTCTGCGGGACGATATTGTGCTTCTCGTTATATTCGACCTGGATCTTTCGACGGCGGTTGGTCTCGTCGATTGCTCTTTTCATCGAATCAGTCATCTTGTCGGCGTACATGAGCACTTCGCCGCCTGCGTTTCTGGCTGCTCGCCCCGATACCTGAATCAGACTTCTCTCCGATCGAAGGAATCCCTCCTTGTCGGCATCGAGAATCGCGACGAGCGATACCTCAGGCAGGTCGAGGCCTTCACGAAGGAGGTTGATGCCGACGAGCACATCGAACTCCGCGAGCCGCAAATTGCGTATGAGTTCGGTTCTGTCGATGGCGTCGATTTCGGAATGCAGGTATCTTACCCTGATTCCAATTTTGGAGAGATAATCGGCAAGATCCTCAGCCATTCGTTTGGTGAGGGTTGTTACGAGCACACGTTCTTTCTTCACGACTCGCTTGCGTATCTCTTCGAGGAGATCGTCAACCTGCGTCGCGAGTGGGCGCACTTCGATGCTGGGATCGATCAGACCAGTCGGACGAATAACCTGCTCGACTACTACACCCTCGCATTTCGCGAGCTCATAATCGGCAGGCGTAGCAGAGACATAGACCACCTGGTTCACCATAGATTCGAATTCGTCGAAGTACAACGGTCGGTTGTCGAGCGCCGACGGCAGCCGGAAACCATGTTCGACCAGAACCTGCTTGCGAGATCGATCCCCCGCAAACATGCCGCGTACCTGCGGAACCGACTGGTGCGACTCGTCGATAATGAGCAGGTAGTCTTTCGGAAAGAAATCCATCAGCGTAGACGGCCTCTCACCCGGCTTGCGTCCGGAGAGATGCCGCGAGTAGTTTTCGATACCGCTGCAATATCCGATTTCGCGCA
This is a stretch of genomic DNA from Candidatus Zixiibacteriota bacterium. It encodes these proteins:
- a CDS encoding 2'-5' RNA ligase family protein; protein product: MSLIALSYPELTPEDFAWIENVREAHEKNYSIVRPHFTLVFGTEGISQDDFTDHVGNIARKTHIIRFVLRSTVIVTDKSEALTFVLLVPEEGHSKIARLHDRLYTGILEGNQRLDMPYIPHVTVGNSPNPQECVNLANRLNDKEFAVEGTISSIDIALYEEGGIDCVGNVELTHQ
- a CDS encoding TIGR03960 family B12-binding radical SAM protein: MDSKLSDRIEHEFLPLVMKPGRYVGNELNSHHKDHVGRVRVALAFPDLYEIGMSHMGLQILYHRINSLDYAVAERVFAPAPDAEDRLKSTGIPLFSIESRTSLREFDLLGFTVAYELCSTNILTILDLADIPLRSKDRGDDDPIVMLGGSCTFNPEPLAEFADAVFLGDGEDAVVEIVDALRDSQDVSRDEKIARLSKIGGVYIPSYYRAEYDSGRFAKLDKLDESAPDIVYARKVDELKPDYYPTKPIVPFVEITHDRLSVEIMRGCGRACRFCQAGVIYRPRRDRKPVDIIDQATKSLAATGFSDLTLLSLSSSDYPELENVVTALTPILQEHRVTLSLPSLRPNGLSPSLARKLSASRKAGLTLAPEAGTDRLRKVINKPVPEEEFLEAVNVAFDNDYQLLKLYFMVGLPTETDEDLDGIGALLKKVARMIQCRPGRKTINVTTSPFCPKAHTPWQWEKQAGYDEILEKQKYISKMSPRSVNVKFRSPEVTLLESALGRGDRRVADVIEHAYRNGARLDAWSEHFKYELWLSAYEACELSMKDYHREIPFDAPLPWDHISKGIKKESLKREALRSREITVDDSETADQSTAVTLKPEQPDSSVEFGRRSKRVKVQTGLQVPNSRVRVKWSKSADVRFLSHLDNTRVFERALRRGNIAVAYSQGFHPHQKIAFGPPLTLGYASDAEYFDVQLEAPYNTEMFDRLNAVLPNGFYISQTKPLFGKSQSLSSRINVSVYEIELPMSSETAAERRDQTLTMESLVVSRKTKTDVLEIDIRPGILELNLRGSNGTTLLEMTCGFGTLTFARPAEVLQHGFGLTEEEIAQLAIKRTELLIQIEDKRLTPFEIP
- the uvrB gene encoding excinuclease ABC subunit UvrB, with translation LAAQLFGELKAYFPENAVEFFISFYDYYQPEAYMPTTDTYIEKDTSINDDIDRLRLRATSSLLEREDVIIVASVSCIYGIGSPDEYKRQLIFVETGKELDRDQLLRQLVEVHYSRNDYEFVRGMFRVRGDTVEVFPAYETEALRIEFFGDDIEKITVIDPLTGKVKGERERIAIYPAKHFLTSEDRLRDAITGIEAELKGQLEVFRGLDKLLEAQRLESRTTYDIEMLREIGYCSGIENYSRHLSGRKPGERPSTLMDFFPKDYLLIIDESHQSVPQVRGMFAGDRSRKQVLVEHGFRLPSALDNRPLYFDEFESMVNQVVYVSATPADYELAKCEGVVVEQVIRPTGLIDPSIEVRPLATQVDDLLEEIRKRVVKKERVLVTTLTKRMAEDLADYLSKIGIRVRYLHSEIDAIDRTELIRNLRLAEFDVLVGINLLREGLDLPEVSLVAILDADKEGFLRSERSLIQVSGRAARNAGGEVLMYADKMTDSMKRAIDETNRRRKIQVEYNEKHNIVPQTIHKTREDIMKATAFADSKTVDESKELLPDFFSEMPVSEKVAFLKQAMASAAENLDFEKAAFFRDEILKFSKSKKSSIKRSL